One Endozoicomonas gorgoniicola DNA window includes the following coding sequences:
- a CDS encoding YajG family lipoprotein, whose protein sequence is MTITKSRWQKLLPMTGLGVLLTLGGCAMSPQAIKINPSVTVAESTRDTLSSSVSVMVFDERLTPVIGHRGGVYDTNVITARDNLPLALRSAVERGLREMGVSVVTSGNAPQFQVYLDALEYRVPEGSYVTRVEVKAKIRVAVMHTGKRFEGSYSADILERVPKAPSDKKNEELVNQVLSDVLERLFADQKLQGFMKSL, encoded by the coding sequence ATGACGATAACAAAATCACGCTGGCAGAAACTGTTGCCCATGACGGGGCTGGGGGTATTGCTGACGCTTGGTGGTTGTGCCATGAGTCCTCAGGCGATAAAGATTAACCCTTCTGTCACTGTGGCTGAGTCGACCAGGGATACTCTCAGCTCAAGCGTATCGGTGATGGTTTTCGATGAACGCCTGACCCCCGTTATTGGTCATCGTGGCGGTGTATACGACACTAATGTGATTACCGCCAGAGATAACCTGCCTCTGGCTCTGCGTTCTGCGGTTGAACGGGGGTTACGGGAGATGGGAGTCTCTGTTGTCACATCCGGGAACGCACCGCAGTTTCAGGTGTATCTGGATGCGCTGGAATACAGAGTTCCTGAGGGTAGCTATGTAACGCGGGTTGAAGTCAAGGCAAAAATCCGGGTTGCAGTCATGCATACTGGCAAGCGTTTTGAAGGCTCTTACAGTGCCGATATCTTGGAACGGGTTCCCAAGGCTCCTTCGGACAAAAAAAATGAAGAGCTGGTGAATCAGGTATTGAGCGATGTGTTGGAACGTTTGTTTGCAGATCAAAAGCTACAGGGTTTTATGAAATCTCTTTAA
- the hemH gene encoding ferrochelatase, with product MEAKAALLVNLGSPDSPTEEDVRRYLDEFLMDKNVIDLPWPLRRLIVSLFVLPKRPAQSAEAYSSVWTDEGSPLINISYRLLEQVRKHTDMPVELAMRYGRPDMENAIVKLASKPEIKELLLFPLYPHYAMSTVKTVIEKAQAIISDNQLPISLNIHPVFYDHDDYIDALVNSARPWLEKDYDHLIFSYHGVPERHIRKDDPTRSHCLKSDDCCHKPSSAHHTCYRHQIYRTSASFVEKADIPVDKYSVAFQSKLGRDKWLEPSTLDTIRQQAEQGAKKLLVICPAFVADCLETLEEIGIEAREEFIKAGGESLELIPCLNDNPEWARLLSSWLEQPLKA from the coding sequence ATGGAAGCAAAGGCAGCGTTACTGGTCAATCTGGGTTCACCGGACAGCCCGACAGAAGAAGACGTTCGTCGCTATCTGGACGAGTTCCTGATGGACAAGAATGTCATCGACCTGCCCTGGCCGCTGCGCCGACTGATTGTCAGCCTGTTTGTTCTGCCCAAAAGACCGGCACAATCGGCTGAAGCTTACTCTTCCGTGTGGACAGATGAAGGGTCGCCACTGATCAACATCAGCTACCGGCTGCTGGAACAGGTTCGCAAACACACCGACATGCCGGTTGAACTGGCTATGCGCTATGGCCGTCCAGATATGGAAAACGCCATCGTCAAGCTGGCAAGCAAGCCTGAAATAAAAGAGCTGCTGCTGTTCCCCCTTTACCCGCACTACGCCATGTCAACGGTTAAAACCGTCATTGAGAAAGCTCAGGCTATTATTTCAGACAATCAGTTACCCATTTCGCTCAATATACATCCAGTGTTTTATGACCATGATGATTATATTGATGCCCTGGTCAACAGCGCCCGACCCTGGCTGGAAAAAGACTATGACCACCTGATATTCAGTTACCACGGAGTACCTGAACGGCATATCAGAAAAGATGACCCAACCCGCAGCCACTGCCTGAAATCAGACGACTGCTGTCATAAACCTTCTTCTGCCCACCACACCTGTTACAGACACCAGATTTACCGGACTTCTGCCAGCTTTGTGGAGAAAGCCGATATCCCCGTGGACAAGTACAGCGTGGCGTTTCAATCGAAACTGGGTCGGGATAAATGGCTGGAGCCATCCACTCTGGACACCATCAGGCAGCAGGCAGAACAGGGCGCTAAAAAGCTGCTGGTCATCTGCCCGGCTTTTGTTGCAGACTGCCTGGAAACGCTGGAAGAAATTGGCATAGAAGCGAGAGAAGAATTTATTAAAGCCGGCGGCGAATCCCTTGAACTGATCCCTTGCCTGAATGACAATCCGGAATGGGCCAGACTTCTGAGCAGCTGGCTGGAGCAACCTCTCAAGGCCTGA
- the nhaA gene encoding Na+/H+ antiporter NhaA, protein MHLRRLHHFLRQDYAVGVLLIVAAILAKIAVNSPLADYYNLLLQLPVNFSIGSLEINKPLLLWINDGLMAVFFLLIGLEVKYEIIRGDLSTPAQIALPGVAAIGGMVIPALVYTIFNYKDPLAMQGWAIPAATDIAFAVGVLALLGKRVPTSLKTFLLALAIFDDLGAIVIIALFYTSEMSVASMILGSIFLATLVIMNRMNVAKTGPYLFVGALLWICVLKSGVHATLAGVLLAFTIPLNLRDRKGRSPLKALQHKLHSPVNYVILPIFAFANAGIELSLPQLQSLFTPIPLGIMMGLFAGKQLGVFTFCYVAIKAGIAKMPPGANWTQLYGLSILCGIGFTMSLFIGSLAFEKLGIDYLATDRIGILAGSFLSAIVGYCVLKYSSRQVEP, encoded by the coding sequence ATGCATTTACGACGGCTACACCACTTTTTACGACAAGATTACGCTGTTGGCGTTCTACTGATTGTTGCGGCCATTCTTGCCAAGATTGCCGTCAACTCGCCACTGGCTGACTATTACAATCTGCTTCTGCAGTTACCCGTCAACTTCAGCATTGGCTCACTGGAAATCAACAAACCTCTGTTACTCTGGATCAATGATGGCCTGATGGCTGTTTTCTTTCTGCTAATCGGTCTGGAAGTAAAATATGAAATTATCAGGGGTGACCTGAGCACTCCGGCACAAATCGCGCTGCCCGGTGTTGCAGCTATTGGCGGTATGGTTATCCCCGCCCTGGTTTACACGATTTTTAATTACAAAGATCCGCTTGCCATGCAAGGCTGGGCCATCCCTGCCGCCACTGACATTGCTTTTGCTGTAGGCGTTCTGGCACTTCTGGGAAAGCGGGTGCCGACCTCTTTAAAAACGTTCCTGCTGGCGCTGGCTATTTTTGATGATCTGGGCGCCATCGTTATCATTGCCCTGTTTTACACATCAGAAATGTCTGTCGCGTCCATGATACTCGGTTCTATCTTTCTCGCGACCCTGGTCATCATGAACCGTATGAATGTGGCCAAAACCGGCCCCTATCTGTTTGTCGGTGCACTGCTTTGGATATGTGTTCTGAAATCCGGTGTACACGCTACCCTGGCAGGTGTATTGCTGGCTTTCACCATTCCGTTAAACCTCCGGGACAGAAAGGGCCGGTCTCCACTTAAAGCGTTGCAACACAAACTGCACAGCCCGGTGAATTATGTCATTCTGCCTATATTCGCTTTTGCTAACGCAGGCATTGAGCTGAGCCTGCCACAGCTTCAATCACTCTTTACCCCTATTCCACTGGGAATCATGATGGGCCTGTTTGCGGGCAAACAGCTGGGGGTGTTCACCTTCTGCTATGTTGCCATCAAAGCCGGCATTGCCAAAATGCCGCCCGGAGCCAACTGGACTCAACTCTATGGTTTATCGATCCTTTGCGGTATCGGTTTTACCATGAGCCTGTTTATTGGTTCCCTCGCCTTTGAAAAACTGGGCATTGACTATCTGGCCACGGATCGCATTGGTATTCTTGCCGGGTCATTCCTGTCAGCCATTGTTGGATATTGTGTCTTGAAATACAGCTCCCGACAGGTGGAGCCATAG
- the prmC gene encoding peptide chain release factor N(5)-glutamine methyltransferase, whose amino-acid sequence MTSFQNSCRNSCLNSYRVDRLLSWATDLLTDSETARLDAEVLLCHILQKDRSFLFTWPEHELNEQQLSDFRLLVAQRQKGTPVAYLTGERDFWTLKLAVSPATLIPRPDTELLVEQALTKELPENATVADLGTGTGAIALALASERRQWTVVGVDKFRDAVKLAKQNARSNRINNVTFYQGSWCEALPDDNYHMIVSNPPYICCDDEHLSQGDVRFEPETALASGTDGLNDIRIIIQQAVSRLHNGGWLLLEHGYHQAEAIQQLMRQAGFSRISTILDLSGHDRVTQGQLSL is encoded by the coding sequence ATGACTAGCTTTCAAAATAGCTGCCGAAATAGCTGCCTAAATAGCTACCGGGTTGATCGACTACTGAGCTGGGCAACAGACCTTCTGACAGACAGTGAAACAGCCCGTCTGGACGCAGAAGTCCTGCTGTGCCACATCCTTCAGAAAGACCGCAGTTTTCTGTTTACCTGGCCAGAGCATGAACTGAACGAGCAACAGCTGTCTGATTTCAGATTGCTGGTTGCACAACGTCAAAAAGGAACCCCCGTCGCCTACCTGACCGGGGAGCGGGATTTCTGGACGCTGAAACTGGCGGTTTCACCGGCCACGCTAATTCCCCGTCCTGATACCGAACTGCTGGTTGAACAGGCACTGACAAAAGAACTGCCGGAAAATGCCACGGTGGCAGACCTGGGGACAGGCACCGGCGCCATTGCACTGGCACTGGCCAGTGAGCGACGACAGTGGACAGTGGTCGGAGTTGATAAGTTTCGGGACGCTGTCAAGCTGGCTAAACAGAATGCCCGGAGCAATCGCATTAATAATGTGACTTTTTATCAGGGCAGCTGGTGTGAAGCGCTTCCAGACGACAATTACCACATGATTGTCAGCAATCCGCCTTATATCTGCTGTGATGACGAACATCTGAGTCAGGGCGATGTTCGCTTTGAACCCGAAACAGCCCTGGCATCGGGCACTGATGGTTTAAACGACATTCGCATTATCATTCAGCAGGCTGTTTCCAGACTGCACAATGGCGGCTGGCTCTTGCTGGAACATGGCTATCACCAAGCTGAAGCCATACAGCAGTTGATGCGACAGGCTGGATTCAGCAGGATTTCAACCATTCTGGATCTGTCAGGACACGACCGGGTAACTCAGGGGCAACTCTCTTTGTAA
- the prfA gene encoding peptide chain release factor 1 has product MSSNLTTKLDNLLDRYEEIAALLSDPEVIGNQDQFRKLSKEYAELEPVVQAYQEYRQVIENMEEARAMITEDDPEMAEMAEEELQEGREQLPGLEQNLQLLLLPKDPRDAFNTFLEIRAGTGGDEAAIFAGDLFRMYSRYAEKQGWKIEIISANDGEHGGYREIITRIVGNAVYGRLKFESGAHRVQRVPETESQGRIHTSACTVAIMPEPDEQEAIEIRKEDLRVDTFRSSGAGGQHVNTTDSAIRLTHLPTGIVVECQDERSQHKNRAKAMSLLSAKLQTAQDEAAAKEISDARKSLVGSGDRSERIRTYNYPQGRVTDHRINLTLYKLSEIIEGDLDPVVEPLLQEHQAELLTGLSND; this is encoded by the coding sequence CTGAGCAGCAACCTGACAACCAAACTCGACAACCTGCTGGATCGTTATGAAGAAATTGCTGCACTGCTGAGCGATCCGGAAGTGATTGGCAATCAGGATCAGTTCCGCAAACTGTCCAAAGAATACGCTGAGCTGGAACCCGTGGTTCAGGCTTATCAGGAATACCGCCAGGTCATTGAAAACATGGAAGAAGCCCGGGCCATGATCACCGAGGATGACCCTGAAATGGCAGAAATGGCAGAAGAAGAGCTACAGGAAGGCAGGGAACAGCTGCCCGGTCTGGAACAGAACCTTCAGCTGCTGCTGCTGCCAAAAGACCCCCGTGACGCTTTCAACACCTTTCTGGAAATCCGTGCCGGTACAGGTGGTGACGAAGCCGCTATTTTTGCGGGTGACCTGTTCCGCATGTACTCCCGCTATGCCGAGAAGCAGGGCTGGAAAATTGAAATCATCAGTGCCAACGATGGCGAACACGGTGGCTACCGTGAAATCATCACCCGCATTGTCGGCAATGCGGTTTATGGGCGACTGAAATTTGAATCCGGCGCTCACCGTGTTCAGCGTGTGCCGGAAACCGAGTCTCAGGGGCGTATCCACACCTCTGCCTGCACCGTAGCGATTATGCCTGAGCCGGACGAACAGGAAGCCATTGAGATCAGGAAGGAAGACCTGCGGGTAGACACCTTCCGCTCCTCCGGTGCCGGTGGTCAGCACGTCAACACCACCGATTCTGCCATCCGCCTGACCCACCTGCCAACCGGCATTGTGGTGGAATGTCAGGACGAGCGTTCCCAGCACAAGAACCGCGCCAAGGCGATGTCACTGCTGTCGGCCAAACTGCAAACAGCACAGGATGAGGCCGCCGCCAAAGAGATCAGCGATGCCCGTAAGAGCCTGGTGGGCAGCGGTGACCGTTCCGAGCGAATCCGTACCTATAACTACCCCCAGGGACGCGTTACCGATCATCGCATCAACCTGACGCTGTACAAACTGTCTGAAATCATCGAAGGCGACCTCGACCCGGTGGTTGAACCTCTGTTACAGGAACATCAGGCAGAATTGCTGACAGGTCTGTCCAATGACTAG
- a CDS encoding RNA-guided endonuclease InsQ/TnpB family protein, giving the protein MNKRAFKYRFYPTPEQETLLAQTFGCIRFVYNHILRWRTDEYYNNGCSINYNAASKQLTELKKNPEYQWLKDVSSVPVQQALRHQQTAFKNFWEGRAKYPTFKKRHAKQSATFAASAFKYKEGQLFIAKSKEPLNIRWSRELSSEPTSITISKDRAGRYFVSMLCEFEAKPMPISNKTVGIDLGLNDLFVTSDGQKSGNPRHTKRYEQKLAYLQRKLVKKQKSSNNRAKAKLKVARLHAKIADCRMDATHKASRKLINENQVVCVESLNVKGMIKNPKLAKHIADANWGEFVRQLQYKAEWAERIVVQIDRFFPSSRRCSSCGFIHESLPLSIREWKCPKCNTLHDRDINAAINIKTAGLAGLACGATGTGVAA; this is encoded by the coding sequence ATGAATAAACGAGCTTTCAAATACAGATTTTACCCAACGCCTGAGCAGGAAACCTTGCTTGCTCAGACGTTTGGCTGTATTCGGTTCGTTTACAACCATATCCTTCGCTGGCGTACTGATGAGTACTACAACAATGGTTGTAGTATTAATTACAATGCCGCCTCGAAGCAGCTTACAGAGCTGAAAAAGAACCCTGAGTACCAGTGGTTGAAAGATGTTTCTTCTGTACCTGTTCAGCAAGCACTACGACACCAGCAAACCGCCTTCAAAAACTTCTGGGAAGGTCGGGCGAAATACCCCACTTTCAAAAAGAGACACGCAAAGCAGAGTGCTACTTTTGCCGCTTCTGCTTTCAAGTACAAAGAAGGTCAGCTATTCATAGCTAAAAGCAAAGAGCCTTTGAATATCCGCTGGAGCAGAGAGCTATCGTCAGAGCCTACCAGCATAACCATCAGCAAAGACAGAGCTGGACGCTACTTTGTATCCATGCTGTGCGAGTTTGAAGCTAAACCAATGCCTATTTCTAACAAGACAGTGGGCATTGATTTAGGCTTAAATGATCTGTTCGTCACTTCAGACGGCCAAAAATCCGGTAATCCAAGACACACCAAGCGCTACGAGCAAAAGCTCGCCTACCTTCAGCGTAAGCTGGTGAAAAAGCAGAAAAGCAGTAACAACCGAGCTAAAGCAAAGCTCAAGGTTGCCCGCCTTCATGCGAAAATAGCTGATTGCCGGATGGATGCTACTCATAAAGCATCCCGCAAACTAATTAACGAGAACCAAGTTGTTTGTGTAGAGTCCCTGAATGTGAAAGGCATGATCAAAAATCCAAAACTGGCAAAGCATATAGCTGATGCAAACTGGGGTGAATTTGTACGGCAGTTGCAGTACAAAGCCGAGTGGGCAGAAAGGATTGTTGTTCAGATAGACCGATTCTTTCCCAGCTCCAGGCGTTGCTCCAGTTGCGGATTCATCCATGAAAGTTTGCCGTTGTCTATCCGTGAATGGAAATGCCCGAAGTGCAATACCCTTCACGACAGGGATATTAATGCGGCAATCAATATCAAAACCGCCGGGCTGGCGGGGTTGGCCTGTGGAGCGACTGGAACGGGGGTTGCAGCCTAG
- a CDS encoding PQQ-dependent sugar dehydrogenase produces the protein MKTGQESLLTDLEQRLRHIEVDTEGAIYLLTDQGNLLKVTRKQ, from the coding sequence ATAAAGACAGGGCAGGAGTCGCTGTTAACCGATCTGGAGCAGCGTTTACGCCATATTGAAGTGGACACAGAGGGGGCGATTTATCTGCTGACTGACCAGGGCAACCTGCTTAAAGTGACCAGAAAGCAGTAA
- the hemA gene encoding glutamyl-tRNA reductase has product MGYLTAGINHKTAPVSLREQVAFAPEQLPEALHDACRFLNTREVAILSTCNRTELYLGNQVSQQKALDWLTRYHNLDHQLLHDHSYIYKNEYAVRHIMRVACGLDSMVLGEPQILGQLKNAFATAQEAGTAGSCLSRLFQFSFTKAKQVRTETAIGRHPVSVAYAATTLARQIFSDLSQNTALLIGAGETIELVAKHLHQQGLRDIIVVNRTMSRARMLSDQFDGRSALLSDIPHILPEADIIIASTASPVPVLGKGVVERALKQRKHRPMFMVDIAVPRDIEEEVGELADVYLYTVDDLQGVIEDNIQQRQDAAHEAEHIVEAGTEEFMAQLRSLDAVSILRAYRLQTENIRDVELERAIAALSNGTPPEQVLNQFARTLTNKLMHTPSVQLKKVASEGLQDRLEWAEDLLGIEQR; this is encoded by the coding sequence ATGGGGTACCTAACAGCCGGAATCAATCATAAAACCGCCCCCGTTTCACTCAGGGAGCAGGTTGCCTTCGCTCCTGAGCAGCTGCCTGAGGCACTGCACGATGCCTGTCGCTTCCTGAATACCCGGGAAGTGGCGATCCTTTCTACCTGCAATCGCACTGAGCTTTATCTGGGTAATCAGGTCAGCCAGCAAAAGGCGCTGGATTGGCTGACCCGGTACCATAACCTTGACCACCAGCTTCTGCATGATCACAGCTATATCTACAAAAATGAGTACGCCGTGCGCCATATTATGCGCGTTGCCTGTGGACTGGATTCCATGGTTCTGGGGGAACCGCAGATTCTGGGGCAACTGAAAAACGCTTTCGCCACCGCTCAGGAAGCCGGCACTGCCGGCTCCTGCTTGTCACGCCTGTTTCAGTTCAGCTTCACCAAAGCCAAGCAGGTTCGAACCGAGACAGCCATTGGCCGTCATCCCGTTTCTGTCGCCTATGCGGCCACCACACTAGCCAGGCAGATTTTCTCGGACCTGAGCCAGAACACCGCCCTGCTGATTGGTGCCGGTGAAACCATTGAACTGGTTGCCAAACACCTCCATCAACAAGGACTTCGTGACATCATTGTGGTCAACCGAACCATGAGTCGCGCCCGCATGCTGTCAGACCAGTTTGATGGCCGCAGCGCCCTGTTGTCTGATATTCCCCATATACTGCCGGAAGCAGACATTATCATTGCTTCAACCGCCAGCCCGGTACCAGTCCTTGGCAAAGGCGTTGTTGAAAGAGCCCTGAAGCAGCGCAAGCACCGCCCCATGTTTATGGTGGACATTGCAGTACCGAGAGACATTGAGGAGGAGGTAGGCGAACTGGCCGACGTATACCTTTACACGGTGGACGACCTGCAGGGGGTTATAGAAGACAATATACAGCAGCGTCAGGATGCTGCACATGAAGCAGAACATATTGTTGAAGCCGGAACAGAGGAATTTATGGCGCAGCTGCGTTCGCTGGATGCCGTCTCAATACTGCGCGCCTACCGCCTGCAGACCGAAAACATCAGGGATGTGGAACTGGAAAGAGCCATTGCAGCCTTGAGTAACGGCACACCACCGGAGCAGGTGCTGAACCAGTTTGCCAGAACACTGACCAATAAACTGATGCATACTCCCAGTGTGCAGTTAAAAAAAGTGGCGTCCGAAGGCCTTCAGGACCGACTGGAATGGGCTGAAGATTTGCTGGGCATTGAGCAAAGATAA
- a CDS encoding tetratricopeptide repeat protein: MKELKSFSLLLARVSVFSLGLSALGGCVTTQGIQSGQDSQEPLTDSVTIKVEKEPVRSFEPETVYDLLVAELGGQRKRYDLALGNYLKQAHKTRDVGVAERAYQISMFIGARQASLDAALLWAELAPDDAHALQASAIELVRDGQLDRAVDQMRKILDLHGEANFDFLASSAAELSDEDRDSLLKTFDTILKEYPYHRSLMLGKAILLQQAGRNDEAMLLCDQLLKRDPEYVKALILKGRILNQLGRGEEAEQMLADAVELHPDRPRLRLLYARVLVHLNKLDQARIQFEELLKQSPHDVEILISLALIALENDMPDRAETYFKRLLKLGQRKGTAYYYLGRISEKKGNLKEAETYFLNVPPGKEFMRAQVSLVQLMLSQGRLKDARKYLGEARNRYPIHAVQLYMLETEILTGAGEYNEALGLFDAAVLRHPENVNLLYARAMLQERLGKLEGLEKDLRTIIKLQPDNAAALNALGYTLADRTDRYEEARALIEKAYSIDSDDPAIMDSMGWVNYRLGNLEAALKYLKQAYEKFPDHEVAAHLGEVLWMMGRRDEAIALWKEALEKKPESEILRSTRERLEKQAEPKGNSKAASAPVASRP; the protein is encoded by the coding sequence ATGAAGGAACTCAAAAGTTTCTCCTTACTGCTGGCCAGAGTGTCGGTGTTCTCTCTGGGTCTGAGTGCTTTGGGGGGGTGTGTTACCACGCAGGGAATTCAGTCCGGGCAGGATTCTCAGGAGCCTTTGACTGACAGCGTTACCATTAAAGTTGAAAAAGAACCGGTTCGCTCATTTGAACCTGAAACGGTTTATGACCTGCTGGTCGCTGAGCTTGGGGGGCAGCGCAAGCGCTACGATCTTGCACTGGGTAATTACCTTAAACAGGCTCACAAAACCCGGGATGTTGGAGTGGCTGAACGAGCCTATCAGATCAGTATGTTTATTGGCGCCAGGCAAGCCTCTCTGGATGCTGCCCTGTTGTGGGCAGAGTTGGCGCCAGATGATGCCCACGCTTTACAGGCCAGTGCCATAGAGCTGGTCAGGGACGGGCAGCTTGATCGTGCGGTTGACCAGATGCGCAAAATCCTGGATCTGCATGGTGAAGCCAATTTTGACTTTCTCGCCTCAAGCGCAGCAGAACTGTCTGACGAAGACCGTGACAGCTTGCTGAAGACATTTGATACCATTCTGAAAGAGTATCCGTATCACCGCTCTCTGATGCTTGGTAAAGCTATTTTGCTGCAACAGGCTGGTCGTAACGATGAAGCCATGCTGTTGTGTGATCAGTTGCTCAAACGTGACCCGGAGTATGTTAAGGCGCTGATACTGAAAGGGCGCATTCTCAACCAGCTGGGACGCGGCGAGGAAGCCGAACAGATGCTGGCGGATGCTGTTGAGCTTCATCCGGATCGTCCCCGGCTGCGGTTGCTTTATGCCCGGGTGCTGGTTCATCTGAACAAGCTGGATCAAGCCCGTATTCAGTTTGAAGAACTGCTGAAACAGTCGCCCCACGATGTTGAAATCCTGATATCCCTGGCTTTGATCGCCCTTGAAAATGATATGCCGGACCGTGCCGAGACCTACTTTAAACGGTTGTTGAAACTGGGGCAGCGCAAAGGAACTGCCTATTACTATCTGGGTCGAATCAGTGAAAAGAAAGGGAATTTAAAAGAGGCAGAAACGTACTTTCTGAATGTGCCGCCCGGAAAAGAGTTTATGCGAGCGCAGGTGTCGCTGGTGCAGCTTATGTTGTCACAGGGGCGGCTGAAGGATGCCAGAAAATATCTGGGTGAAGCGCGTAATCGTTACCCGATACACGCTGTTCAGCTGTATATGCTCGAAACGGAGATACTAACGGGTGCAGGGGAATACAACGAGGCGCTGGGTCTGTTTGATGCCGCAGTGCTTCGTCACCCGGAAAACGTCAACCTGCTCTATGCCCGTGCTATGTTGCAGGAAAGGCTGGGCAAGCTGGAGGGGTTGGAAAAAGACCTTCGTACCATTATCAAACTGCAGCCCGACAACGCTGCTGCTTTAAATGCCCTGGGTTACACCCTTGCTGATCGCACGGACCGGTATGAAGAAGCAAGGGCACTGATTGAGAAAGCTTACTCTATTGATAGCGATGATCCGGCGATCATGGACAGTATGGGCTGGGTTAATTACCGGCTGGGCAACCTTGAAGCGGCGCTGAAGTACCTGAAGCAGGCTTATGAGAAGTTTCCCGACCATGAGGTGGCTGCGCACCTGGGGGAAGTACTCTGGATGATGGGACGCAGGGATGAAGCCATAGCTCTGTGGAAAGAGGCTCTGGAGAAAAAACCTGAAAGTGAAATTCTCAGGAGTACCAGGGAGCGGCTGGAGAAGCAGGCCGAACCGAAAGGGAACAGTAAAGCTGCTTCTGCCCCGGTGGCTTCCAGGCCCTGA
- the lolB gene encoding lipoprotein insertase outer membrane protein LolB: MRNLFSLPALLLIILVSGCATTPKEPELPLELRQTLWETRHKALQQMNHWQLMGKLGLRVPDQSGSMSVEWLQNRQDFTVYLDGPLGQSLAKIESNDHGIVVEADGKRYQGRTPEALLYDLTGWQLPVSYLRFWIQGVPVPDIQETSMQLDNEGQLSHLKQAGWTIDYLEYQNQPPVSLPGRIRVEKGDIRMTLVARRWQVK; encoded by the coding sequence ATGCGTAATTTATTTTCTCTGCCTGCACTGCTGCTGATTATTCTGGTCAGTGGCTGTGCTACCACGCCCAAAGAGCCTGAATTGCCATTAGAGCTTCGGCAGACATTATGGGAAACCCGCCATAAGGCACTGCAACAGATGAATCATTGGCAGCTGATGGGCAAACTGGGCCTGCGGGTACCCGACCAGTCTGGCTCCATGTCGGTGGAATGGTTGCAGAACCGGCAGGATTTTACCGTGTATCTGGATGGTCCGCTGGGGCAGTCGCTGGCGAAGATCGAAAGTAACGACCATGGTATCGTGGTTGAAGCCGACGGCAAACGTTATCAGGGTCGTACACCAGAAGCCCTGCTGTACGACCTGACTGGCTGGCAGTTGCCGGTCAGCTACCTGCGATTCTGGATTCAGGGTGTGCCGGTGCCGGATATTCAGGAAACGTCCATGCAGCTGGACAATGAGGGACAGTTGTCACACCTGAAACAGGCTGGCTGGACGATTGACTATCTGGAATACCAGAACCAGCCTCCAGTGTCCCTGCCGGGGCGGATCAGGGTCGAAAAAGGCGATATTCGAATGACACTGGTTGCCAGACGCTGGCAGGTTAAATAA